A section of the Humulus lupulus chromosome 2, drHumLupu1.1, whole genome shotgun sequence genome encodes:
- the LOC133816191 gene encoding uncharacterized protein LOC133816191 isoform X3: protein MPWTATSEFPHPLSRVKQQAGYRDKMMELRGQHPPEELSDKEIMERVLGRDSVYLRGWGRSPSVTTSTSHRENIVGNQPTYEELLERLNDTTSHLNATNNQLSVVVDILRHNNLMAPPPPPPTDQASDANLRESPSISVRESQDDS, encoded by the exons ATGCCCTGGAC GGCAACTAGTGAATTCCCACATCCTTTGTCCCGTGTCAAGCAACAAGCTGGATATAGA GATAAAATGATGGAGTTAAGGGGTCAACATCCTCCAGAAGAACTGTCTGATAAAGAGATTATGGAGCGTGTACTTGGACGTGATTCGGTATACTTGCGAGGGTGGGGGCGGTCTCCTAGTGTCACAACTTCTACTTCACATCGTGAAAATATTGTGGGTAATCAACCAACTTATGAAGAGTTACTTGAACGACTTAATGATACAACTTCCCACCTTAATGCTACTAACAATCAACTTAGTGTAGTTGTGGATATACTTCGTCATAACAATTTGATGGcaccgcctccaccacctccaacagaccaagcttcagatgcaaatttaagagagtcgccatctatttcagttcgggagtcacaagatgattcttag
- the LOC133816191 gene encoding uncharacterized protein LOC133816191 isoform X2, which produces MQSLQTPSLWAYTCGRSTKSTDSYIFHNALDDKMMELRGQHPPEELSDKEIMERVLGRDSVYLRGWGRSPSVTTSTSHRENIVGNQPTYEELLERLNDTTSHLNATNNQLSVVVDILRHNNLMAPPPPPPTDQASDANLRESPSISVRESQDDS; this is translated from the exons ATGCAATCATTGCAAACCCCCAGCCTATG GGCATACACATGTGGCAGAAGCACTAAAAGTACCGATTCATATATTTTTCACAATGCCCTGGAC GATAAAATGATGGAGTTAAGGGGTCAACATCCTCCAGAAGAACTGTCTGATAAAGAGATTATGGAGCGTGTACTTGGACGTGATTCGGTATACTTGCGAGGGTGGGGGCGGTCTCCTAGTGTCACAACTTCTACTTCACATCGTGAAAATATTGTGGGTAATCAACCAACTTATGAAGAGTTACTTGAACGACTTAATGATACAACTTCCCACCTTAATGCTACTAACAATCAACTTAGTGTAGTTGTGGATATACTTCGTCATAACAATTTGATGGcaccgcctccaccacctccaacagaccaagcttcagatgcaaatttaagagagtcgccatctatttcagttcgggagtcacaagatgattcttag
- the LOC133816191 gene encoding uncharacterized protein LOC133816191 isoform X1 → MFLKILMFNKCFFRAYTCGRSTKSTDSYIFHNALDDKMMELRGQHPPEELSDKEIMERVLGRDSVYLRGWGRSPSVTTSTSHRENIVGNQPTYEELLERLNDTTSHLNATNNQLSVVVDILRHNNLMAPPPPPPTDQASDANLRESPSISVRESQDDS, encoded by the exons ATGTTTCTCAAGATACTTATGTTTAATAAATGCTTCTTTAGGGCATACACATGTGGCAGAAGCACTAAAAGTACCGATTCATATATTTTTCACAATGCCCTGGAC GATAAAATGATGGAGTTAAGGGGTCAACATCCTCCAGAAGAACTGTCTGATAAAGAGATTATGGAGCGTGTACTTGGACGTGATTCGGTATACTTGCGAGGGTGGGGGCGGTCTCCTAGTGTCACAACTTCTACTTCACATCGTGAAAATATTGTGGGTAATCAACCAACTTATGAAGAGTTACTTGAACGACTTAATGATACAACTTCCCACCTTAATGCTACTAACAATCAACTTAGTGTAGTTGTGGATATACTTCGTCATAACAATTTGATGGcaccgcctccaccacctccaacagaccaagcttcagatgcaaatttaagagagtcgccatctatttcagttcgggagtcacaagatgattcttag
- the LOC133818236 gene encoding RCC1 domain-containing protein RUG3, mitochondrial produces the protein MSYLRLRRQLSSSHFLTRHISSSFSTSNRKVPLLYKPETIELQNDAVTTTTATHLQILSWGRGASGQLGGGIEEIRLYPTPVANLLVPSSFSFSPSPGRLSGPSNKEGRNPVEVGISCGLFHSSLVVDGKLWMWGKGDGGRLGFGHENPAFVPTLNPHLDTVRSVALGGIHSVVLTTGGQVFTWGYGGFGALGHSVYTRELLPRLVEGSWSGKIRHIATSGTHTAAITESGELYIWGRDEGDGRLGLGPNRGPNEGGGYSVPSKVNLLPVPVAAVSCGGFFTMALTEDGKIWNWGANSNYELGRGDNIGGWKPNPIISLEDVRIIQIASGGYHSLALTDDGKVLSWGHGGHGQLGHSSITICKTPEVIEALADERVVYIACGGSSSAAITDDGQLFMWGNSKDSQLGVPGLPEVQPSPVMVKFLMEEDGLGPHRVLSVAVGASHAMCLVSRLDA, from the exons ATGTCGTATCTCCGCCTACGCCGTCAGCTCTCTTCAAGCCACTTCCTTACTCGTCACATTTCTTCGTCATTCTCTACCAGCAACCGCAAAGTCCCACTCCTCTACAAACCCGAAACCATCGAACTCCAAAACGACGCCGtcaccaccaccaccgccacccACCTCCAAATTCTGTCATGGGGCAGAGGAGCCTCCGGCCAGCTTGGCGGTGGCATCGAGGAGATCCGGCTCTACCCAACTCCAGTAGCTAACCTTCTTGTtccctcatctttttctttctctccctCCCCGGGCCGATTATCGGGGCCCAGTAATAAAGAGGGTAGGAATCCGGTGGAGGTGGGCATTTCGTGTGGGCTCTTCCACTCATCGTTGGTCGTGGATGGCAAGCTCTGGATGTGGGGCAAAGGCGATGGTGGCCGACTTGGCTTTGGCCATGAAAATCCTGCGTTTGTGCCCACACTGAACCCCCATTTGGATACCGTACGGTCCGTGGCCCTCGGTGGAATCCACTCCGTCGTTCTCACCACGGGCGGCCAGGTATTCACTTG GGGTTATGGTGGTTTTGGTGCACTTGGGCACTCTGTTTATACTAGAGAACTGTTGCCTAGATTGGTGGAAGGTTCATGGAGTGGAAAAATACGCCATATTGCGACTAGTGGTACTCACACTGCTGCCATTACAGAATCAG GTGAGTTGTATATTTGGGGCCGTGATGAAGGAGATGGTAGATTGGGACTTGGTCCAAATCGTGGTCCAAATGAGGGTGGTGGATATAGCGTTCCTTCCAAAGTGAACTTATTACCTGTGCCTGTGGCTGCTGTTTCTTGTGGGGGATTTTTCACAATGGCACTTACTGAAGACGGAAAAATTTGGAACTGGGGAG CAAACTCTAACTACGAACTTGGAAGAGGTGATAACATTGGTGGTTGGAAGCCAAATCCAATTATAAGTCTTGAAGATGTTCGCATCATACAGATAGCTAGTGGTGGATATCACTCTCTTGCTTTAACTG ACGATGGAAAGGTACTGTCGTGGGGTCATGGTGGACATGGTCAATTGGGACATTCTTCTATAACAATTTGTAAAACACCTGAAGTGATTGAGGCATTAGCTGATGAGCGTGTTGTCTATATTGCTTGTGGAGGTTCCTCTTCTGCAGCTATCACAG ATGATGGACAGTTGTTTATGTGGGGAAATTCCAAGGATTCACAGTTGGGAGTTCCCGGATTGCCAGAGGTGCAACCAAGTCCAGTTATGGTCAAATTTCTAATGGAGGAAGATGGGTTGGGTCCTCACAGAGTGCTATCTGTTGCAGTAGGTGCATCCCATGCCATGTGCCTGGTGTCAAGGTTGGATGCTTGA